Proteins encoded together in one Venturia canescens isolate UGA chromosome 10, ASM1945775v1, whole genome shotgun sequence window:
- the LOC122416759 gene encoding uncharacterized protein: MPASQDDILSKILTEISAFRSHQEATNSEFRLLLGQIPAIKAGLSEHSKQIADLKAQNEQLTQEVMILKEQSVLSQRAAVDLTNLVIAGVPFDENITPENIVKEVFRVLGLSDLSQYILSVRKLSRNDSNNTLNAAANGENTIKKASFIVSLTATSIRDQVLHKKRSKGQLSWSEIFPDCHKSVANFNIFVNKMLPKPTYMLLRQVKRKVKQIAYKYVWEDQGNIYIRKNDGEPRLLIRTETDLPSSVSPPSASSSL; the protein is encoded by the coding sequence ATGCCTGCCTCACAAGATGACATTCTGTCAAAAATTTTGACAGAAATCTCGGCCTTTAGGAGCCATCAGGAAGCTACTAACAGTGAGTTTCGTTTACTACTTGGACAGATCCCGGCTATTAAGGCAGGACTTTCCGAGCATTCGAAACAAATCGCAGATCTCAAGGCGCAAAACGAGCAACTCACACAAGAGGTAATGATTCTAAAGGAACAGTCCGTGCTTTCCCAACGTGCTGCAGTCGACCTTACAAATCTCGTGATAGCTGGTGTACCATTTGATGAAAATATCACTCCTGAAAACATCGTTAAGGAAGTTTTCCGAGTCCTTGGTTTATCAGACTTATCTCAGTACATTTTATCGGTTCGTAAGCTCTCCAGAAATGATTCCAACAATACTTTAAATGCTGCTGCAAATGGTGAAAACACGATCAAAAAAGCCTCTTTCATCGTTTCATTAACTGCAACATCGATTCGGGATCAGGTCCTTCACAAAAAAAGATCTAAAGGGCAGTTATCATGGTCCGAGATTTTCCCTGATTGTCACAAATCAGTTGCCAACTTCAATATCTTTGTGAACAAGATGCTTCCCAAGCCCACTTATATGCTTCTACGCCAAGTCAAACGCAAGGTTAAACAAATCGCCTACAAATATGTCTGGGAGGATCAAGGCAATATTTACATTCGCAAGAATGACGGGGAACCTCGTCTTCTGATCCGCACCGAAACTGATCTCCCGTCTTCGGTGTCTCCACCATCTGCATCGTCATCATTGTGA